A single Alosa sapidissima isolate fAloSap1 chromosome 17, fAloSap1.pri, whole genome shotgun sequence DNA region contains:
- the pi15a gene encoding peptidase inhibitor 15-A gives MNENCFAIDILLLCISCGASALAAYKPSPSSTLPVTNFTDIGSDINYRVETASLPKTRRKRFISQNDMLAILDYHNKVRGKVFPPASNMEYMVWDETLAKTAEDWAATCLWEHGPRSLLRFLGQNLSVRTGRYRSILQLVKPWYDEVKDYSFPYPRDCNPRCPLKCYGPMCTHYTQMVWATSNKVGCAINTCHNMNVWGSVWKRATYLVCNYSPKGNWIGEAPYKVGVPCSMCPPSYGGSCSNNMCFPAVNSNYLHWFK, from the exons ATGAATGAAAACTGCTTTGCCATCGATATTCTGCTGTTGTGCATATCATGCGGAGCAAGTGCGTTGGCTGCCTACAAGCCCTCACCGTCCTCAACGTTGCCAGTCACTAATTTTACCGATATTGGCTCAGACATCAATTATCGAGTTGAGACTGCGAGCCTGCCGAAAACCAGACGGAAGCGCTTCATCTCCCAAAACGACATGCTTGCAATTCTCGATTACCATAATAAAGTTAGAGGGAAAGTGTTCCCTCCGGCGTCGAACATGGAGTATATG GTCTGGGATGAAACCCTGGCCAAAACCGCGGAGGACTGGGCTGCTACTTGTTTGTGGGAACACGGACCCCGGAGTCTACTCCGATTTCTGGGTCAGAACCTCTCCGTCCGGACGGGTCG TTACAGATCCATCCTTCAGCTAGTGAAGCCTTGGTATGATGAGGTGAAAGACTACTCTTTTCCCTACCCGCGTGACTGCAACCCTCGGTGCCCTCTGAAGTGCTATGGACCCATgtgcacacactatacacag ATGGTGTGGGCCACATCAAACAAAGTAGGCTGTGCTATCAATACCTGCCACAATATGAATGTGTGGGGGTCGGTGTGGAAGAGGGCAACATACCTTGTGTGCAACTATTCTCCAAA AGGGAACTGGATTGGGGAGGCCCCTTACAAAGTGGGCGTGCCCTGCTCCATGTGTCCTCCCAGCTATGGAGGCTCGTGCAGCAACAACATGTGTTTTCCTGCTGTGAACTCCAACTATCTGCACTGGTTTAAATAA